One stretch of Acidobacteriota bacterium DNA includes these proteins:
- a CDS encoding ATP-binding protein — MSKPLTWTDANRHYLQAALARLRRQLQGKGAAPVDGEDGVDGEDGRLRSLAEGMERPPALLALQETFGLSPFEGDLLLLVAGPELETSFANTLTELRGEARDRGEPTITFSFALERLEDGHWSALSPEGPLRRWRMLEISGERGIAPLTGGSLRIDERILHYLTGVDYLDERLRGWVEPVNGGLDITSSQARLAQRIAAVWTRSAGTGQTLPVVELSGPGKQARRALAAAVCDELGLGLHQALVSFLPTGATELEGLMRLWQRESALSSSALYLEVGDGDEEDQQRLGALQRLLDGVRGPVFVGTRERLRGTGRPVLSFSLELPAATEQLELWREVLGPQRAYNLDGQLEKLAAQFRLGLTSLVAATEEALGEVAGEGEETGEDTEALATALWKASRRQARPALGHLAQRIPPLATWDDIVLPEHQLAALRQIAVHARQRATVYEQWGFGARSNRGLGIGALFAGTSGTGKTMAAEVLANELQLDLYRIDLAAIISKYIGETEKNLRRVFDAAEAGGAILLFDEADALFGKRSEVKDSHDRYANIEVSYLLQRMEAYGGLAILTSNRKSSLDHAFLRRLRFVVEFPFPDAAARSEIWRRIFPPQTPTEGLDLRRLGQLGVAGGNIRNIALGAAFRAAEAERSVSMADVRRSAELEYLKLEKPLSEAELRGWSS, encoded by the coding sequence ATGAGCAAGCCCCTCACCTGGACCGACGCCAACCGGCACTACCTGCAGGCGGCCCTGGCCCGTCTGCGGCGACAGTTGCAGGGGAAGGGAGCGGCGCCCGTGGACGGCGAGGACGGCGTAGACGGCGAGGACGGCAGACTCCGGTCTCTGGCGGAAGGGATGGAGCGGCCACCGGCGCTCCTGGCTTTGCAGGAAACGTTCGGTCTTTCGCCCTTCGAGGGAGACCTGCTCCTGCTGGTGGCGGGGCCCGAGCTGGAGACCTCCTTCGCCAACACCCTCACCGAGCTCCGTGGCGAGGCTCGGGATAGGGGCGAGCCCACCATCACTTTCAGCTTCGCTCTCGAGCGGCTCGAAGACGGCCACTGGAGCGCCCTCAGCCCCGAAGGCCCGCTACGCCGCTGGCGCATGCTGGAGATCTCCGGTGAGCGCGGCATCGCCCCCCTCACCGGCGGAAGCCTACGCATCGACGAGCGCATCCTGCACTACCTGACGGGGGTGGATTACCTCGACGAGCGTCTGCGGGGCTGGGTCGAGCCGGTGAACGGCGGGCTGGACATCACCTCCTCCCAAGCTCGGCTGGCTCAGCGCATCGCCGCCGTCTGGACCCGCTCCGCCGGCACCGGCCAGACCCTGCCGGTGGTGGAGCTCAGCGGCCCCGGCAAGCAGGCTCGGCGCGCCCTCGCCGCAGCGGTATGCGACGAGCTGGGCTTGGGGCTGCACCAGGCCCTGGTCTCCTTCCTCCCCACCGGCGCTACCGAGCTGGAGGGCCTGATGCGCCTGTGGCAGCGGGAGTCGGCCCTCTCCAGCAGCGCTCTGTATCTCGAAGTCGGAGACGGTGACGAGGAAGATCAGCAAAGGCTCGGAGCCTTGCAGCGACTGCTGGACGGCGTCCGCGGACCGGTCTTCGTCGGCACCCGGGAGCGCTTGCGGGGAACCGGGCGGCCGGTGCTCAGCTTCTCTCTGGAGCTGCCGGCGGCGACGGAGCAGCTGGAACTATGGCGCGAGGTGCTGGGGCCGCAGCGCGCGTACAACCTCGACGGCCAGCTGGAGAAGCTCGCCGCTCAATTCCGTCTCGGCCTCACCTCCCTGGTGGCCGCTACCGAGGAAGCTCTCGGCGAGGTGGCGGGGGAGGGGGAGGAAACCGGCGAGGACACCGAAGCCCTCGCCACCGCCCTGTGGAAAGCCAGCCGCCGCCAGGCGCGGCCGGCCCTCGGCCACCTGGCCCAGCGCATTCCTCCCTTGGCCACCTGGGACGACATCGTCCTGCCGGAGCACCAGCTCGCGGCCCTGCGCCAGATCGCCGTCCACGCCCGCCAGCGCGCCACGGTCTACGAGCAGTGGGGCTTCGGCGCCCGCAGCAACCGCGGACTGGGTATCGGCGCTCTGTTCGCCGGCACCAGCGGCACCGGCAAGACCATGGCGGCGGAGGTGCTGGCCAACGAGCTGCAGCTGGACCTTTACCGCATCGACTTGGCGGCGATCATCAGCAAATATATCGGCGAGACGGAGAAGAATCTGCGCCGGGTCTTCGACGCCGCAGAAGCCGGCGGAGCCATCCTCCTCTTCGACGAGGCCGACGCCCTCTTCGGCAAGCGCAGCGAGGTCAAGGACAGCCACGACCGCTACGCCAACATCGAGGTCAGCTACCTACTCCAGCGCATGGAAGCCTACGGCGGGCTGGCCATCCTCACCTCCAACCGCAAGAGCTCCCTGGACCATGCCTTCCTACGCCGGCTGCGGTTCGTGGTGGAGTTCCCCTTCCCCGACGCCGCAGCCCGCAGCGAGATCTGGCGCCGCATCTTTCCACCGCAGACCCCCACCGAGGGTCTCGACCTCCGGCGCCTGGGCCAGCTCGGCGTCGCCGGCGGCAACATCCGCAACATCGCCCTGGGCGCCGCCTTCCGCGCCGCCGAGGCGGAACGCTCGGTGAGCATGGCGGATGTACGGCGTTCCGCGGAGCTTGAGTATCTGAAGCTGGAGAAACCCCTCAGCGAGGCCGAGCTTCGAGGATGGTCGTCATGA
- a CDS encoding DUF4255 domain-containing protein has product MSNFLAVATVSEVLRSILDEGTTDAVPEVQVNVSILRPDEVDDGDGQGHVSLFLYQVMPHPSLRNQAMPTRSSGGALVRTPQTALTLRYLLTFAGDSSRQVAERLLGAAVAELEARPVLDRDLIRRVIQTQQVSKPFLAQSDLVEEVDLVKLTPLALELEELSKLWSVFFQVPYALSVAYEASVVLLEPRRAAPQTALPVHGPVPGPEPGEVHDGRTLFVDPFRRPLIEAVVPAAGAGEPLVAGSTVTLRGRQLRGEVTHVTVGGRRLAPPPADPGDTEIEVPLTAPPVPEESLRAGVVGVQVVHERLRGEPPVAVRDVESNVAPFVLRPRITAVATDNVEDDDDNTHSADIELTLEPPVGKRQRVVLVLNELMVSSPPAPPPDRPPRAYSFEAPSRDVEGEPESTAQLTIAVSRVRPDDYLVRVQVDGAESLPTLGSLPQTPNVQQYVEPRITLP; this is encoded by the coding sequence ATGAGCAACTTCCTCGCCGTCGCCACGGTCTCCGAGGTGCTGCGCTCGATCCTCGACGAGGGCACCACCGACGCCGTTCCGGAAGTGCAGGTGAACGTTTCCATCCTGCGCCCGGACGAGGTGGACGACGGCGACGGTCAGGGGCATGTCAGCCTCTTCCTCTACCAGGTGATGCCCCATCCGTCGCTGCGCAACCAGGCCATGCCCACCCGCAGCAGCGGTGGCGCACTGGTGCGCACTCCCCAAACCGCCCTCACCCTGCGCTATCTCCTGACCTTCGCCGGCGACTCCAGCCGCCAGGTCGCGGAGCGCCTGCTGGGGGCGGCGGTGGCGGAGCTCGAAGCCCGGCCGGTGCTGGACCGGGATTTGATCCGCCGGGTGATCCAAACCCAACAGGTGAGCAAGCCTTTCCTCGCCCAGAGCGACCTGGTGGAGGAGGTGGACCTGGTCAAGCTCACCCCGCTGGCGCTGGAGCTGGAAGAGCTCTCCAAGCTGTGGTCGGTCTTCTTCCAGGTGCCCTACGCCCTGTCGGTGGCCTACGAGGCCTCGGTGGTGTTGCTGGAGCCGCGGCGGGCAGCGCCCCAGACGGCGCTGCCGGTGCATGGACCGGTCCCCGGCCCCGAGCCCGGCGAGGTGCACGACGGCCGCACCCTCTTCGTCGACCCCTTCCGCCGGCCCCTCATCGAGGCCGTGGTCCCCGCCGCCGGAGCCGGGGAGCCGCTGGTCGCCGGCAGCACCGTGACCCTCCGCGGCCGGCAGCTGCGGGGCGAGGTCACCCACGTCACCGTCGGCGGCCGGCGCCTGGCGCCGCCCCCGGCGGACCCCGGGGACACGGAAATCGAGGTCCCCCTGACCGCCCCGCCGGTGCCCGAGGAAAGCCTGCGCGCCGGGGTGGTGGGAGTCCAGGTGGTGCACGAGCGGCTGCGGGGCGAGCCACCGGTGGCGGTGCGGGATGTGGAATCCAACGTCGCCCCCTTCGTCTTGCGCCCGCGCATCACCGCCGTCGCCACCGACAATGTCGAAGACGATGACGACAACACTCACTCCGCCGACATCGAGCTGACCCTCGAGCCGCCGGTGGGCAAACGCCAGCGAGTGGTGCTGGTGCTCAACGAGTTGATGGTCTCCTCGCCGCCGGCGCCGCCCCCGGACCGGCCGCCTCGGGCCTACAGCTTCGAGGCACCGTCCCGAGACGTCGAGGGAGAGCCGGAGAGCACCGCCCAGCTGACCATTGCCGTCAGCCGGGTGCGCCCCGACGACTATCTGGTGCGAGTGCAGGTGGACGGCGCCGAGAGCCTGCCGACCCTGGGTTCTCTGCCCCAGACCCCCAACGTCCAGCAATATGTCGAGCCGAGGATCACCCTGCCATGA